A segment of the Halogranum gelatinilyticum genome:
TTTCTCGGCAGACATCCCACCGTTGGCCCTCTCCAACCCGTCTTACACCCGAATCACTCACATCCCTTGTACGAACCGATCTTTCGAATCAGTCGTCTCGGGTACTGCTACCCCCTTCTTCGACCGTTTACATTCGCGAAGTAGGTGTGTGGGTGTAACCGTAACCGTCTCGGGCTTCTTCTCGACGTCCTATTTCGTTGTTTGCGTGTGCCTGCGTTGGTCCCGTGCACAGCACAAGATGACACTCGAGAACACATAGCACGGTTCATGCCACATACGGCTCATCACATCTGACTCACCTCTTTTGCACACTTACATTCGCGAGGGTGGTGTGTGTGCGTGGCCGTTCCGGTGTCGAACTCCTGCGACACACCTTCGATTTTCGCTTACATTCGCGAGGGTGGTGTGTGTCTGTTCCACGCACGACTTCGACTCATCCGGTGGGCTGACACTAACCTGCCGAGTCGATGGGGATGAGACCGGTGAGACTCCTTCGGCTACCTACTTATCGATCGAACAGGAAACCCTCCCGTTACATTCGCGACGGGGGTGTCTCACACACCACACGGACGGCCTCCACTACACCGTCACCACCGAACCGCGATCTGCAAATGCAGATACATTCGCGACAGTGGTGTCATACATTCGCGACGATGGTGTCGGGTCGACGCCTGTTCCGTCGCTAACGGTAGTTCTCGACGAACCGCGGCCCATTACATTCGCGAGCTTGGTCGTCGGCCTCCTTCGAGAGTTTCCCTTTCTTGTGCTGTCTCTCGACACTTTCTTGGAGAATACATTCGCGAAGGGGGCGTCAGACTCCCAGTACAGTTATGACCGTTCAGTAGAAATACCGTCCAATCGATGACGCTTGGCGACGACTCCGAGGTGGAGCGAGACTCACTCTTTCGGTACGAAGAACCCATCTTCGCGCGCGAAGAGCTTCTCGATATCCGCCACATCCCCGGTCCGGACCGTATCGTCGGCCGCGATACGCATATGCAGCGAGTCGCGAACGCCCTCAATCCCGCCATCTTCGGCCGACCGCCGAAGCATCTCCTCATCTACGGGAAGACAGGGACCGGGAAGTCGCTGGTCTCTCGTCACGTGACCCAACGGCTCGCGACCGAAGCGGCGAAAGACTCCGTTATCGTCCGAACCGCCTTCGTCGACTGCGGAGAGGAGAACACCGAGACCTCCGCGGTCAAGACGATCGCTGCCCAGTTGAACGACCCCGAGGAAACCGGTATCACGATCCCCGAACGGGGGCTTTCGACGGGTGACTATTACAAACGACTCTGGACGATTCTCGACAGTCGCTCCGACGTCGTCGTCATCCTGCTCGACGAGATCGATATGCTCGAAGACGACGAGATCCTTCGGAAGCTCTCACGAGCCGGTGAAAACAGTCGAATCGAACGCTGCAGCATCGGCGTCATCGGAATCAGCAACAAGATCGACTACCCCGATCAGCTCACAGAGCGTGTCAAGAGCAGCTTCCAGCACGACGAGATCGTGTTCAAACCCTACGCCGCCGACCAGCTCAGCGAAATTCTCAACA
Coding sequences within it:
- a CDS encoding Cdc6/Cdc18 family protein, which encodes MTLGDDSEVERDSLFRYEEPIFAREELLDIRHIPGPDRIVGRDTHMQRVANALNPAIFGRPPKHLLIYGKTGTGKSLVSRHVTQRLATEAAKDSVIVRTAFVDCGEENTETSAVKTIAAQLNDPEETGITIPERGLSTGDYYKRLWTILDSRSDVVVILLDEIDMLEDDEILRKLSRAGENSRIERCSIGVIGISNKIDYPDQLTERVKSSFQHDEIVFKPYAADQLSEILNNRKDAFREGILGDDVIPLTSALAAQEHGDARKAIDILRNAGRIATEEENPEVTVEHVRKAKERTEADRFNEIIAGTPVQGKAILLALALLTLMSDESEFSTKRVYDTYTTIVNEIGMDRLSERRVNEILQEQAFLNVINSTRTSRGRGRGVYSKHRLLEDATIVKKVITSDDRFEVYEEIGV